One segment of Clavelina lepadiformis chromosome 2, kaClaLepa1.1, whole genome shotgun sequence DNA contains the following:
- the LOC143445632 gene encoding uncharacterized protein LOC143445632 isoform X1: MEEIGLFLILLISSVIPVQSHVRLTFPPARGYDLDFLDNGRTRGPCGQLKLPGDPVTTFLEGSSFDVTWHLAYAHRGGIKVELINETSSTQFDTLAMLTSSNFIFANDTTLQKVTVRLPSGLICDHCTLRLLREASEWGGRYAFWSCADVAVIPRTKAPSGSNVDFLLESLYSLDYNLSYYEPFLGPDPSPASGPEPTSEPEPSFEPEPSFELEPLSGPEPSSGPEPSSGPEPSSEPEPSSGPQSLPVVGDSQLNLEEILDLYGLPQRGNMDGELACFDGKCLNEGACDQQTGLCNCSKLYSGDRCQNKDECWNDVDCNLNGQCIDTRSTTYPKLVCYCYPGWFGTRCDRVSQITEVSDYSSNPEYKSLEVSPDNVFIYWKYLHNQSEIEIAFRVRTTSWVGIGWRPLVPSRQCGSLDYIGDVRAKRDNLIGLETQGNSRSISPHTDPDIITETTSNIEALCNGDGNVPILAVEPTSNPEPEPSGEPEPDWWTPSNEPEPSSEPEPVAFKLTPNLPGWFLEFLQQTPFSSQNKSDSYPRWFKEVMGELEPGGGSPDIPTWFQMFLENNHSPEPEPSYEPNGEPEPHGEPEPQGYPEPTNEPEPTSEPEPYTLPSNLPNWFLEHLSYIDPEPGVGAEPYPRWFQERIGMIDPVGEPLPTPKWFKDYYDYDYAETDADVKPSNEPEPTTEPHAEPKPSYRPPSVTGEPEPTSEPEPNVEPEPSTEPEPYWWLEPSTEPEPHVEPEPYVEPEPNWFWPFVSEPEPNGEPEPSSEPEPHVEPEPHVEPEPQWWLTSTAEPEPNGEPEPSSEPEPYILPPNLPKWFLEHLGVIDLEPGLTPEPYPRWFEELHGIIDPVGEPLPTPKWFKDYYDYDYNEPDPDAKPSTQLEPTHEPSGDRKPSNQTFGVPGEPKPTSEPEPHRFWPPVVEPEPSGEPEPYWWFTPSTEPEPHVEPEPHVEPEPYVEPEPNWFWPFVSEPESNGEPEPSSEPEPYWWFTPSTVPEPHVEPEPHVEPEPNWFWPFVSEPESNGEPEPSSEPEPYWWFTPSTVPEPHVEPEPHVEPEPYVEPELNWFWPFVSEPEPNGEPEPSSEPEPHVEPEPQWWLTSTAEPEPNGEPEPSSGLVPVTFKFTQNLPEWFLGFLNQNLSFPQNNSNSYPRWFREITGELEPVGEPPTLPNWLQEFLQNNFLPAPEPTYEPEPIYKPEPNSEPEPDAEPEPEPEPEPEPSGEPQPTGLEIDALRVALGSHPMDCTDIVIGSVKGNLHRVQDMYTRDRSTPRIDNFFGGNDDITSAIGSQVDGFTTIVFRKKTTATHFTDTPISPGPMHVIWAKGQEVSSYVHRPRSGLESCTASDYRFYRHDELKYHGTSPSQRGATTVSFDVPVSPNEKPSKCESESGEFKLPTQCNSDEVSFDCQYFVGWSLNSGVITFTIKARQRRDGYVAIGISDDRLMPQSDIYTASMEENGKVTVVDRWAAGRFRPSATEEQNAFDVRGSYQNGVFTVKFSRMQDTGEANGDLSFTDQQCRHLMFAQGTLAGGEITYHTFRQILTSQKLCIHPCNAVTHTSSAESESLELGTTGSAASTTSSVRTPNATKTADTTATIAPSTIESAREKEPTPSTAPSINVTTTKTATTTTTTTTRPTSSTSTMEDEACATENGVIKVPPDCDEGFDFTCDAFVSWSLKNDVITFTVKGRPPAGGYIALGISDNKVMPSSDIYFGWMRFLQFSTEVIFWDSWARVRAKPETDNQQNFSLLSSTTFNGVLSLTFSRPRDTGDGADWSFSDTECRHLLFAAGPVFNKDISYHTQRMVLTDSKVCIRPCSTNNQERDLGLSPSANTSVPSSVATQHTDPSTTAGQTYPVDIATTPFMMVGKRRSIFLRGSFRITNLEMSISYSDQLSQRFRQLRSRLQKQIMDTLSHVRSNPRHTLDMASVKVVALRRRSPEGMSVAFNGNGDTRTMQNKILQGELMSSFKEVIRKNLGFLNGGSYKVDLNSVNITVYNSMYDETSEINDPTAPISTRGTTSEAAAWNSLTSLPFIGGALVPIAAFGYMLYRRLSSYN, from the exons ATGGAAGAAATAGGATTGTTCCTAATTCTTCTGATATCCTCTGTAATACCAGTTCAAAGCCACGTAAGACTGACTTTTCCGCCAGCTCGTGGTTATGACCTGGACTTCCTTGATAACGGACGTACGAGAGGTCCATGTGGACAACTCAAGCTGCCAG GCGATCCAGTGACAACTTTTCTTGAAGGAAGCTCGTTTGACGTCACATGGCACTTGGCTTATGCCCACAGG GGAGGCATAAAAGTTGAACTTATAAACGAGACCTCTTCTACACAATTCGATACTTTGGCGATGCTCACTTCATCGAATTTTATCTTCGCGAATGACACGAC ATTGCAGAAGGTCACGGTCCGTCTTCCGAGCGGGCTTATTTGCGACCATTGCACTCTTCGTTTGTTGCGAGAAGCTTCAGAATGGGGAGGGCGGTACGCGTTCTGGAGCTGTGCAGACGTCGCCGTAATCCCACGAACGAAAGCGCCATCTGGATCCAATGTAGACTTCTTGTTGGAGTCGCTGTATTCACTCGACTACAACCTATCGTATTATGAACCATTTTTGGGGCCCGACCCATCACCAGCGTCTGGTCCAGAACCAACATCTGAACCAGAACCATCATTTGAACCAGAGCCATCATTTGAACTAGAGCCGCTatctggaccggaaccatcatctggaccggaaccatcgtctggaccggaaccatcgTCTGAACCAGAACCATCATCTGGACCACAATCACTGCCAGTAGTTGGGGACAGTCAGCTTAACTTGGAGGAAATACTGGACTTATACGGTCTACCTCAGAGGGGTAATATGGATGGAGAGTTGGCCTGCTTTGATGGTAAATGTCTTAATGAGGGGGCGTGCGATCAACAAACTGGTCTGTGTAACTGTAGTAAACTTTACAGTGGAGACAGATGTCAGAATAAAG ATGAATGCTGGAATGACGTTGACTGCAATTTAAACGGTCAGTGCATTGATACAAGAAGCACGACATATCCAAAACTGGTTTGCTATTGTTATCCTGGATGGTTCGGTACAAGATGCGACAGAG TGTCTCAGATAACTGAAGTATCAGATTACTCTTCCAACCCGGAATATAAGAGCCTGGAGGTGAGTCCCGACaacgtttttatttattggaaGTATCTACATAACCAAAGCGAGATTGAAATCGCTTTTCGAGTTCGAACGACCAGTTGGGTTGGCATCGGATGGCGACCGCTTGTTCCTAGTAGACAATGTGGCTCCTTGGATTATATTGGGGACGTGCGAGCCAAACGAGATAACCTCATTGGCCTTGAGACACAAGGCAACTCAAGAAGTATATCG CCTCACACCGATCCGGACATCATTACAGAAACAACTAGCAACATCGAAGCACTTTGTAATGGTGATGGCAACGTTCCAATTTTAGCTGTTGAACCAACAAGCAACCCCGAACCAGAGCCGTCAGGTGAACCAGAACCTGATTGGTGGACACCATCTAATGAACCAGAGCCATCAAGTGAACCCGAACCAGTAGCATTTAAATTGACACCAAATTTGCCTGGATGGTTTCTAGAATTCCTACAACAAACTCCATTTTCTTCTCAAAACAAATCCGACTCGTATCCTCGCTGGTTCAAGGAAGTGATGGGCGAATTAGAACCAGGCGGAGGATCACCTGATATACCAACATggtttcaaatgtttttagaaaaCAATCATTCGCCAGAACCAGAACCGAGCTATGAGCCAAATGGCGAACCAGAACCACATGGAGAACCGGAACCACAAGGATATCCCGAACCAACAAACGAACCTGAGCCAACAAGTGAGCCAGAACCGTACACTTTACCATCCAACCTTCCAAATTGGTTTCTGGAGCATCTTAGTTATATTGACCCAGAGCCGGGTGTTGGAGCGGAACCATATCCAAGATGGTTCCAGGAAAGAATCGGTATGATTGATCCTGTTGGAGAACCATTACCTACACCGAAATGGTTTAAAGATTACTACGATTATGACTATGCAGAAACAGACGCTGATGTGAAACCATCAAATGAACCTGAACCAACAACTGAGCCACACGCAGAACCAAAACCCAGTTATCGACCACCTAGTGTTACAGGCGAACCGGAGCCTACAAGTGAACCTGAACCCAACGTTGAACCAGAACCATCAACAGAACCAGAACCGTATTGGTGGTTAGAGCCATCTACAGAACCAGAGCCTCACGTTGAACCAGAGCCTTATGTTGAACCAGAGCCTAATTGGTTTTGGCCATTTGTTAGTGAGCCCGAACCCAACGGTGAACCAGAACCTTCGAGCGAACCAGAGCCTCACGTTGAACCAGAGCCTCATGTTGAACCAGAACCTCAGTGGTGGTTAACATCAACTGCTGAACCCGAACCCAACGGTGAACCAGAACCATCTAGTGAACCAGAACCGTACATTTTACCACCCAACCTTCCAAAGTGGTTTCTAGAGCATCTTGGTGTTATTGATCTGGAACCTGGTCTTACACCAGAACCATATCCAAGATGGTTTGAAGAATTACATGGTATAATTGATCCTGTTGGAGAACCATTACCTACACCAAAATGGTTTAAAGATTACTACGACTACGATTATAACGAACCAGACCCTGATGCAAAACCGTCAACCCAACTTGAACCAACTCATGAGCCTTCCGGCGACCGAAAACCCAGTAATCAGACATTTGGTGTTCCAGGTGAACCAAAGCCTACAAGTGAACCAGAGCCTCATCGGTTTTGGCCACCAGTTGTTGAACCTGAACCCAGCGGTGAACCAGAACCGTATTGGTGGTTTACACCATCTACGGAACCAGAACCCCATGTTGAACCAGAACCTCATGTTGAACCAGAGCCTTATGTTGAACCAGAACCTAATTGGTTTTGGCCATTTGTTAGTGAACCCGAATCCAACGGTGAACCAGAACCTTCGAGCGAACCAGAACCGTATTGGTGGTTTACACCATCTACGGTACCAGAACCCCATGTTGAACCAGAACCTCATGTTGAACCAGAACCTAATTGGTTTTGGCCATTTGTTAGTGAACCCGAATCCAACGGTGAACCAGAACCTTCGAGCGAACCAGAACCGTATTGGTGGTTTACACCATCTACGGTACCAGAACCCCATGTTGAACCAGAACCTCATGTTGAACCAGAGCCTTATGTTGAACCAGAACTTAATTGGTTTTGGCCATTTGTTAGTGAGCCCGAACCCAACGGTGAACCAGAACCTTCGAGCGAACCAGAGCCTCACGTTGAACCAGAGCCTCAGTGGTGGTTAACATCAACTGCTGAACCCGAACCCAACGGTGAACCAGAACCATCTAGCGGACTTGTACCAGTCACCTttaaatttacacaaaatctACCAGAATGGTTTCTGGGATTTCTAAACCAAAACTTATCTTTTCCCCAAAACAATTCCAACTCATACCCTCGCTGGTTCAGAGAAATTACGGGCGAATTAGAACCTGTCGGAGAACCACCCACCTTGCCGAATTGGTTACAagagtttttacaaaataactttttaccTGCCCCAGAACCAACCTATGAGCCGGAACCAATTTACAAGCCGGAGCCAAACAGCGAACCAGAGCCCGACGCAGAACCAGAACCAGAACCAGAACCCGAACCAGAGCCTTCTGGTGAACCACAACCAACGGGACTTGAAATAGATGCCTTGAGGGTAGCACTTGGTTCTCACCCAATGGATTGCACCGACATAGTTATTGGTTCTGTTAAAG GAAATCTTCATCGAGTTCAAGATATGTATACTCGTGATCGGTCAACACCGCGAATTGATAACTTCTTTGGCGGAAATGACGACATAACATCAGCTATAGGGTCACAAGTGGACGGGTTTACAACCATTGTGTTTCGAAAGAAAACAACAG CCACTCACTTTACTGACACTCCCATATCGCCTGGGCCCATGCACGTCATCTGGGCCAAAGGCCAAGAAGTGTCGTCCTATGTTCACCGGCCTAGATCGGGTTTGGAAAGTTGCACCGCAAGCGATTACAG GTTCTACCGCCACGACGAGCTGAAGTATCACGGAACATCTCCGTCGCAACGTGGCGCAACGACCGTCTCATTCGATG TTCCAGTGAGTCCAAACGAAAAACCTTCTAAATGCGAAAGTGAATCGGGCGAGTTTAAACTTCCAACACAGTGCAATTCCGATGAGGTCAGCTTTGATTGCCAATATTTTGTGGGATGGTCTTTGAACAGTGGCGTCATCACTTTTACTATCAAG GCAAGGCAACGGAGAGACGGCTACGTCGCTATCGGCATAAGCGATGACCGGCTAATGCCACAGTCTGACATTTACACGGCATCGATGGAAGAGAATGGAAAAGTAACCGTCGTTGACAG ATGGGCAGCGGGCCGCTTCCGACCATCCGCTACGGAAGAGCAAAATGCTTTTGACGTCAGGGGAAGCTACCAAAATGGTGTTTTTACTGTCAAG TTTTCCAGAATGCAGGACACTGGCGAAGCTAACGGCGATTTATCCTTTACTGACCAACAATGTCGTCACCTGATGTTTGCTCAAGGCACTCTTGCAGGAGGCGAAATCACTTACCACACATTCAGGCAAATCTTGACGTCGCAGAAA CTTTGTATTCATCCTTGTAATGCTGTCACACACACGTCTTCAG CAGAAAGTGAAAGCTTAGAACTAGGGACAACTGGTTCGGCCGCAAGCACAACAAGTTCGGTAAGAACACCTAACGCCACAAAAACTGCAGATACCACCGCAACAATAGCACCGAGCACAATAGAATCAGCGCGTGAAAAAGAACCGACTCCCTCTACGGCGCCGAGCATAAATGTCACGACAACAAagacagcaacaacaacaacaacaacaacaacaagacCAACATCATCGACATCGACGATGGAAGACGAAG CTTGTGCAACAGAAAACGGAGTTATAAAAGTGCCTCCAGACTGTGATGAAGGTTTTGACTTCACCTGTGACGCCTTTGTCAGTTGGTCGTTGAAAAATGATGTCATTACTTTCACAGTAAAG GGTCGACCACCAGCAGGTGGCTACATTGCGCTTGGCATAAGCGATAATAAAGTCATGCCGTCGTCTGATATTTATTTTGGATGGATGAGGTTCCTTCAGTTTTCTACGGAAGTCATCTTTTGGGACAG TTGGGCGAGAGTGAGAGCAAAACCTGAAACGGATAATCagcaaaatttttcacttCTCAGCAGCACAACCTTTAACGGCGTCCTCAGCTTAACT TTTTCAAGGCCACGTGATACCGGAGACGGAGCTGATTGGTCGTTCAGCGACACCGAGTGTCGTCATTTATTATTTGCAGCCGGCCCTGTGTTCAACAAAGACATCTCATATCACACGCAGAGGATGGTGCTCACAGATTCAAAA GTCTGTATTCGACCGTGCTCAACCAACAATCAGGAACGCGATTTAGGGCTTTCCCCTTCCGCAAACACAAGTGTGCCCTCTTCGGTTGCAACTCAACACACAGATCCCTCGACGACCGCTGGACAAACTTAT CCTGTTGATATCGCGACTACTCCTTTCATGATGGTGGGCAAAAGAAGAAGCATTTTCTTACGCGGCTCGTTTCGCATCACAAACTTAGAGATGAGCATATCATACTCAGACCAACTCTCGCAGCGTTTCAGGCAATTGCGGAGCCGCCTGCAAAAGCAG ATAATGGACACACTTTCTCACGTCCGGTCGAATCCAAGACATACTCTGGATATGGCCAGCGTCAAGGTTGTAGCTCTCAGAAGAAGAAGTCCGGAGGGAATGAGCGTCGCTTTTAATGGTAACGGGGATACCAGAAcgatgcaaaataaaatcttgCAA GGAGAGCTAATGAGTTCGTTTAAAGAAGTAATCAGGAAAAACCTCGGATTCTTAAATGGAGGCAGCTATAAAGTGGACTTAAACTCAGTCAACATAACCG TGTACAATTCGATGTATGATGAAACTTCGGAGATCAATGACCCCACGGCCCCAATATCTACCCGAGGAACAACGTCAGAAGCAGCAGCGTGGAACTCGCTTACGAGCTTGCCTTTTATTGGAGGAGCACTTGTACCTATAGCTGCTTTTGGCTATATGTTGTACAGAAGACTATCTTCATATAACTGA